The proteins below come from a single Sphingomonas carotinifaciens genomic window:
- a CDS encoding IS5 family transposase (programmed frameshift), giving the protein MSDLYWLTDDQMEQLRPFFPKSHGRPRVDDRWVLGGIVFVNRNGLRWRDAPSAYGPHETLYNRWKRWGERGVFTRMMEGLTAGDAEPKTVMINATYLKAHRAASSLRVKKGPLGRLIGRTKGGVNTKLHAVADANGRPLSFFMTAGQVSDYTGAAALLDDLPKAQWLLGDRGYDADWFRDALQAKGIQPCIPGRRSCNEPVRYGERRYRRRSRIEIMLGCLKDWRRVATRYDRCPTAFFSAVALTATVIFWL; this is encoded by the exons ATGAGCGACCTGTACTGGCTGACGGACGATCAGATGGAGCAGCTGCGGCCTTTCTTCCCCAAGAGCCACGGCAGGCCTCGGGTGGATGACCGGTGGGTGTTGGGCGGCATCGTCTTCGTCAACCGCAATGGGCTGCGCTGGCGAGATGCGCCCAGCGCCTATGGTCCTCACGAGACGCTGTACAACCGGTGGAAGCGCTGGGGCGAGCGAGGCGTGTTCACGCGCATGATGGAGGGGCTGACCGCAGGCGATGCCGAACCAAAGACCGTCATGATCAATGCGACCTACCTGAAGGCGCACCGCGCGGCATCGAGCCTGCGGGTTAAAAAGGGCC CTCTCGGCCGTCTGATCGGTCGGACCAAGGGCGGCGTGAACACCAAGCTCCATGCCGTGGCCGACGCGAACGGCCGCCCGTTGAGCTTCTTCATGACCGCGGGCCAAGTCAGCGACTACACCGGCGCGGCAGCCCTGCTGGACGACCTGCCAAAAGCGCAGTGGCTGCTCGGCGACCGCGGCTACGACGCCGACTGGTTCCGCGACGCCCTCCAGGCCAAGGGCATCCAGCCATGCATCCCCGGTCGGCGATCATGCAACGAGCCGGTCAGGTACGGCGAGCGTCGCTACAGGCGCCGCAGCCGAATCGAGATCATGTTGGGCTGCCTCAAGGACTGGCGACGCGTCGCAACCCGCTACGATCGCTGCCCCACGGCCTTCTTCTCTGCCGTCGCCCTCACTGCCACCGTCATCTTCTGGCTGTGA